A region from the Alphaproteobacteria bacterium genome encodes:
- a CDS encoding methylcrotonoyl-CoA carboxylase, with translation MSILKPSIATSSQEFKKNKAHMEKLVGDLWQKVKEAQQGGGKAATEKQKKRGKLSPRERLERLLDPGTPFLELSQLAAHDVYEDHVPGAGIITGVGRIHGRLCMIIANDPTVKAGTYYPLTVKKHLRAQRIASENRLPSIYLVDSGGAYLPKQDEVFPDRDHFGRVFYNQAIMSSEGLPQIAVVMGYCTAGGAYVPALADQAVIVKNQGTIFLGGPALVKAATGEEVTNEELGGADLHCRKSGVADYYAEDDAHALQLARDIVNDLSEQIPSEPDDTLDPLYAPEDIYGVVPTDLKKSMEIKDIIAHLVDGSDFDEFKALYGTTLVCGFGKIYGHTVGIIGNNGILFSESSLKGTHFIELCCQRNIPLIFLQNITGFMVGQKYEEQGIAKDGAKLVMAVACAKVPKFTVIVGGSFGAGNYGMCGRAYDPRFLWTWPNSRVSVMGGEQVASVLSTIRQQNLESQSKSWSEKDAEAFKKPLRDQYEIQGHPYYATARLWDDGIIDPKETRRVLGLSLEVAFNGTCESTKFGVFRM, from the coding sequence ATGAGCATTCTGAAACCGTCAATCGCCACCAGCTCTCAAGAGTTCAAAAAGAACAAAGCCCATATGGAAAAGCTTGTTGGGGATCTATGGCAGAAAGTAAAAGAGGCTCAACAAGGCGGCGGCAAGGCAGCCACTGAAAAGCAGAAAAAGCGCGGGAAGCTTTCGCCCAGAGAACGCCTTGAGCGCCTGTTGGATCCAGGAACGCCTTTCTTGGAACTCTCCCAATTGGCCGCCCATGATGTCTATGAAGATCATGTGCCGGGCGCGGGCATCATTACGGGCGTTGGACGTATTCATGGCCGCCTGTGCATGATCATTGCCAATGATCCCACCGTCAAAGCGGGAACCTATTATCCATTGACGGTCAAAAAGCATTTGCGGGCCCAACGCATTGCCAGCGAGAATCGTCTGCCCAGTATTTACTTGGTTGACTCTGGTGGCGCCTATTTGCCGAAACAGGACGAAGTTTTCCCCGACCGAGATCACTTTGGCCGTGTTTTTTACAATCAGGCGATCATGTCCTCAGAAGGCCTTCCGCAAATTGCCGTCGTCATGGGATATTGCACAGCAGGAGGGGCCTATGTGCCGGCTTTGGCAGATCAGGCCGTCATCGTCAAAAACCAGGGCACTATTTTCTTAGGCGGGCCAGCGCTTGTAAAAGCGGCTACGGGCGAAGAAGTGACCAATGAAGAACTGGGCGGGGCTGATCTCCATTGCCGCAAATCGGGTGTCGCAGATTATTATGCCGAAGATGATGCCCATGCCTTACAATTAGCCCGAGATATCGTTAATGACCTCTCTGAGCAGATCCCCAGTGAGCCAGATGATACTTTGGATCCCCTTTATGCGCCGGAGGATATATATGGTGTTGTGCCCACAGATCTTAAAAAATCCATGGAAATCAAAGATATCATCGCTCATTTAGTGGATGGAAGCGACTTCGATGAGTTTAAAGCCCTCTATGGAACCACGCTGGTGTGCGGTTTTGGAAAGATTTATGGCCATACGGTTGGCATCATTGGCAACAATGGCATTCTCTTTTCAGAATCATCGCTAAAAGGGACACATTTCATCGAACTTTGCTGCCAACGCAATATCCCCCTCATATTCCTGCAAAATATTACGGGATTCATGGTGGGACAAAAATATGAAGAACAAGGCATTGCCAAAGATGGCGCCAAACTTGTCATGGCGGTGGCTTGCGCAAAAGTACCGAAATTTACGGTGATCGTGGGGGGCAGTTTTGGCGCCGGAAATTACGGCATGTGCGGCCGAGCCTATGATCCACGGTTTTTATGGACTTGGCCCAACTCTCGGGTGTCCGTCATGGGGGGAGAGCAAGTGGCTTCTGTCCTATCTACCATTAGACAACAGAATTTAGAAAGTCAGAGTAAGTCCTGGTCTGAAAAAGACGCGGAAGCCTTTAAAAAGCCTCTTCGGGATCAATATGAAATCCAAGGTCATCCCTATTATGCCACGGCACGCCTTTGGGATGATGGCATCATTGACCCCAAGGAAACCCGCCGTGTATTGGGACTGTCCTTAGAGGTAGCTTTCAATGGGACGTGTGAGTCAACTAAGTTTGGTGTTTTTAGAATGTAA
- a CDS encoding acetyl-CoA C-acyltransferase, with the protein MNDPVVLIGAKRTPIGDFLGELSAVSAPSLGSVAIASALKSTSIAPDQIDEVLMGCVLTAGQGQAPARQAALAAGISHNVPCTSINKMCGSGMKSVMLAHDILLAGSSDLVLAGGMENMSKTPYLAEKARQGYRFGHGSLIDHMLLDGLEDAYEKGRLMGEFAEETAKKHDISRVEQDAFAKESLLRAKKANEDGTFAQEIASVNVTGIVGGTKKSASLKKAAIKISKDEHPFRVNVDKIPELRPVFAKEGTVTAANSSAISDGAAALILARASHAKAMGIKPRARIVGHASHSHEPAWFTTAPIGAIQSLLEKTGWQKDSVDLFEINEAFAVVTMVAMKELGLSHDKVNVHGGACALGHPIGASGARILVTLLHALEKYNLRRGIAAICIGGGEATAIAIERDV; encoded by the coding sequence ATGAACGATCCGGTTGTCCTTATTGGAGCCAAGCGTACGCCCATCGGGGATTTTTTGGGAGAGCTGTCCGCTGTTTCCGCTCCCAGTTTAGGATCTGTCGCCATAGCCAGCGCTCTAAAGAGTACATCCATTGCCCCCGATCAAATAGACGAAGTCCTTATGGGCTGTGTTTTAACGGCGGGTCAAGGCCAAGCACCGGCCCGTCAAGCAGCTCTGGCTGCCGGAATTTCCCATAATGTTCCCTGTACAAGCATCAACAAAATGTGTGGTTCGGGCATGAAATCAGTGATGCTGGCCCATGATATATTACTGGCTGGATCCAGTGATTTAGTGCTGGCTGGCGGGATGGAGAATATGTCCAAGACACCCTATCTGGCTGAAAAAGCCCGCCAAGGGTATCGCTTTGGTCATGGGAGCCTCATCGATCATATGCTCCTGGATGGCCTGGAAGATGCCTACGAAAAGGGGCGTCTCATGGGTGAATTTGCGGAAGAAACGGCTAAAAAGCACGATATTTCCCGTGTGGAACAAGATGCTTTTGCCAAAGAATCCTTGCTGCGGGCCAAAAAGGCCAATGAAGATGGAACCTTTGCCCAGGAAATTGCATCAGTTAATGTGACTGGAATAGTGGGGGGGACTAAAAAATCCGCCTCTCTCAAAAAAGCTGCAATAAAGATATCAAAAGATGAACATCCCTTTCGGGTCAATGTGGACAAGATTCCAGAGCTTCGCCCCGTCTTTGCCAAGGAAGGCACTGTTACGGCTGCCAATTCCAGTGCCATTTCTGACGGAGCTGCGGCTTTGATCTTGGCACGAGCATCTCACGCCAAGGCAATGGGGATAAAGCCTCGAGCGCGAATCGTTGGTCATGCCAGTCATTCCCATGAGCCTGCTTGGTTTACCACGGCACCCATTGGGGCCATCCAATCGCTTTTGGAAAAGACGGGCTGGCAGAAAGATTCGGTGGACCTCTTCGAAATTAACGAAGCCTTTGCCGTTGTGACCATGGTGGCCATGAAAGAGTTAGGCCTTTCCCATGACAAGGTAAACGTCCATGGAGGCGCCTGCGCCTTGGGCCATCCCATTGGAGCATCTGGCGCGCGCATATTGGTAACCCTTCTCCATGCCTTGGAAAAATATAATCTAAGGCGGGGGATTGCAGCCATCTGTATTGGAGGCGGGGAAGCCACAGCCATTGCCATAGAGAGGGACGTATGA